Proteins encoded by one window of Mesorhizobium sp. INR15:
- the modC gene encoding molybdenum ABC transporter ATP-binding protein, with protein sequence MTVLVDISHRLGDFSLDTRFESAGRLTALFGPSGSGKTTLINMIAGLIRPDRGRIAVDGRVLADAEARFFVPKHKRRIGMVFQDARLFPHMSVAGNLRYGRWFTPAAERYAEMDAVVELLGIGPLLARRPAKLSGGEKQRVAIGRALLASPKLLLMDEPLASLDEARKAEILPYIERLRDETKIPIVYVSHSVAEVARLASDVVMLSQGKVTASGPTGVVMQRLDLLPAEERGEGGSVLDTKVLHHDEAFGMTVLGSAAGDIRVPRLAVTPGAPVRIRIRARDVMIATQQPTGLSALNILPGTIVAISPGEGPAVEVGIDCGGATVLARITEQSRHALGLRLGGKVFAVVKTVSFDRANTGAGLPIEADG encoded by the coding sequence ATGACCGTTCTCGTCGATATCAGCCATCGCCTCGGCGATTTCAGCCTCGATACCCGCTTCGAGAGCGCCGGGCGGCTGACGGCGCTGTTTGGTCCCTCGGGCTCCGGCAAGACAACGCTGATCAACATGATTGCCGGCCTCATCCGGCCAGACAGAGGCCGCATCGCGGTTGACGGCCGTGTGCTGGCCGACGCCGAGGCGCGGTTTTTCGTGCCGAAACACAAGCGCCGCATCGGCATGGTGTTCCAGGACGCGCGGCTCTTCCCGCATATGAGCGTGGCGGGCAATCTGCGCTACGGACGCTGGTTCACGCCGGCGGCGGAACGCTACGCCGAAATGGATGCGGTGGTCGAGTTGCTCGGCATCGGTCCGTTGCTGGCGCGGCGGCCGGCAAAGCTCTCCGGGGGCGAGAAACAGCGTGTTGCGATCGGCCGCGCGCTGCTGGCCAGTCCGAAACTGCTGCTGATGGACGAGCCGCTGGCCTCGCTCGACGAGGCGCGCAAGGCCGAGATCCTGCCCTATATCGAGCGGCTGCGCGACGAGACGAAAATTCCGATCGTCTACGTCAGCCACTCGGTCGCCGAAGTGGCACGGCTGGCCAGCGACGTGGTCATGCTAAGCCAGGGCAAGGTTACCGCGTCCGGTCCCACCGGCGTGGTCATGCAGAGGCTCGATCTGTTGCCGGCGGAGGAGCGCGGTGAGGGCGGTTCCGTGCTGGACACCAAAGTGCTGCATCATGACGAGGCGTTCGGCATGACCGTGCTTGGTTCGGCGGCAGGCGACATCAGGGTGCCTCGGCTGGCGGTGACGCCCGGCGCGCCAGTGCGCATCCGTATCCGCGCCCGTGACGTGATGATTGCTACCCAGCAGCCGACAGGCTTGAGCGCGCTCAACATCTTGCCGGGCACGATTGTCGCGATCAGCCCGGGCGAGGGGCCAGCGGTCGAGGTCGGAATTGATTGCGGTGGCGCAACAGTGCTTGCGCGGATCACCGAGCAGTCGCGGCATGCGTTAGGCCTGCGGCTTGGGGGGAAAGTTTTCGCGGTGGTCAAGACAGTGAGTTTTGACCGGGCGAATACCGGAGCCGGCCTGCCGATCGAAGCCGACGGGTGA
- a CDS encoding winged helix-turn-helix domain-containing protein translates to MPSLSLRINLDPDGRIGPGKIELLEQIAAFGSISAAARGMAMSYKHAWDLVEDMNRVFGKPLVAAQTGGRKGGGAQLTSVGLAVVSRFRAIERAAASAAATHMEALQAEIDAG, encoded by the coding sequence ATGCCCTCGCTGAGCTTGCGGATAAACCTCGATCCCGATGGACGCATCGGTCCCGGAAAGATCGAACTCTTGGAGCAGATCGCTGCCTTCGGCTCGATCTCGGCTGCCGCGCGCGGCATGGCGATGTCCTACAAACACGCCTGGGACCTGGTCGAGGACATGAACCGTGTGTTCGGCAAGCCGCTGGTCGCGGCACAAACCGGCGGCAGGAAAGGCGGCGGTGCACAGCTGACGTCGGTGGGCCTGGCCGTGGTCAGCCGCTTCCGCGCCATCGAACGGGCGGCTGCTTCGGCGGCGGCGACGCATATGGAAGCTCTGCAGGCGGAAATCGACGCGGGTTGA
- a CDS encoding phosphatase PAP2 family protein, which yields MTLDKFENYKARRLFLFSIFVISLVSVAALPMSKVSVDLLSFTPLFWPAGIFIAVSFYCYFREMPVLAAALETVGFGLLVTFPVLLLTYLVISLDLPLADAKLDAMDRALGFDWFALISFVDARPLLAKTLDLAYRSISFQLALIPVALVVSGRQPRAYAMVTGYGIVCVLASAIALFFPALGTYAFYGYGYDSVVNIYPYFALSPVPEFIAVREHAAYTVSLASTAGLICFPSVHAGVAYMCAWAAWDLKWLRYPILALNAVMAVSAIAIANHYLVDIILGFGVAGLATSAVTALFLSSKRQSMGLAQT from the coding sequence ATGACATTGGACAAATTTGAGAATTACAAAGCCAGAAGGCTGTTCCTATTTTCCATATTTGTCATATCCCTGGTCAGCGTCGCGGCGTTGCCGATGTCGAAGGTCAGTGTCGATCTGCTGTCTTTCACTCCGCTTTTTTGGCCGGCCGGCATCTTTATCGCCGTGTCCTTCTATTGCTATTTTCGCGAAATGCCGGTCTTGGCCGCGGCGCTGGAGACAGTCGGGTTTGGCCTTTTAGTTACCTTTCCCGTGTTGCTCTTGACCTATCTGGTCATTTCGCTCGACCTACCCCTGGCCGACGCCAAACTTGACGCGATGGACCGCGCTCTGGGTTTTGACTGGTTTGCTTTAATCAGTTTCGTGGATGCTCGGCCTCTCCTGGCCAAGACCTTGGATCTTGCTTATCGCTCGATCTCATTCCAATTGGCTCTTATCCCGGTTGCTCTCGTCGTTTCCGGTAGGCAACCACGGGCCTACGCCATGGTCACCGGCTATGGAATTGTCTGCGTGTTGGCTTCGGCAATCGCACTGTTTTTTCCAGCACTCGGCACATATGCCTTCTACGGATACGGCTACGACAGCGTCGTCAACATCTATCCTTATTTTGCTCTCTCTCCGGTGCCGGAGTTCATCGCCGTGCGTGAGCATGCGGCTTACACCGTTTCGCTCGCCAGTACTGCTGGACTCATATGTTTTCCGTCAGTGCATGCCGGCGTGGCATATATGTGCGCCTGGGCCGCATGGGATTTGAAATGGCTGCGCTATCCAATATTGGCGCTCAATGCCGTAATGGCGGTCTCGGCAATCGCCATCGCAAACCACTACCTGGTTGATATTATTTTGGGATTTGGTGTCGCCGGCCTCGCGACATCCGCCGTGACAGCTCTTTTTCTGTCATCGAAACGGCAGTCCATGGGATTGGCGCAGACTTGA
- the cobF gene encoding precorrin-6A synthase (deacetylating): MRKVLVIGIGAGNPDHMTVQAISGLNRANVLFIPDKGAKKNDLAELRRQICDRFVTNPKSRRVEFDVPVRAEPTSSYRSTVDDWHEAIAAIYEGLISDELSDGGCGAFLIWGDPSLYDSALRILERVHLRGNVAFELEVIPGITAVQSLAASHKMALNRIGDPILITTGRRLTEEGMPDNAGTAIVMLDGKCAFNTLDDKDLVIHWGAYLGTPDEIIIAGRLGDVGAEIERTREEARHGKGWIMDTYLLRKPGEPRNS; the protein is encoded by the coding sequence ATGCGCAAAGTTCTCGTCATCGGCATCGGCGCCGGCAATCCGGATCACATGACCGTGCAGGCCATATCAGGCCTCAACCGGGCCAACGTCCTGTTCATTCCCGACAAGGGTGCGAAGAAGAACGACCTCGCCGAACTGCGCCGCCAGATCTGCGACCGCTTCGTCACCAACCCAAAATCGCGACGGGTCGAGTTCGACGTGCCTGTGCGCGCCGAACCAACCTCATCATACCGCTCGACCGTCGACGACTGGCACGAGGCGATCGCCGCCATCTATGAAGGGCTGATCAGCGATGAGCTTTCCGACGGCGGCTGTGGCGCCTTCCTGATCTGGGGTGATCCTTCGCTCTATGACAGCGCGCTGCGCATCCTCGAGCGTGTGCACCTGAGAGGCAATGTCGCGTTCGAGCTGGAGGTCATCCCCGGCATCACCGCTGTGCAGTCACTGGCCGCCAGCCACAAGATGGCCCTGAACCGCATCGGCGATCCTATCCTCATCACAACGGGCCGGCGCCTGACCGAGGAAGGCATGCCGGACAACGCCGGCACTGCCATTGTCATGCTGGATGGCAAATGTGCGTTCAACACGCTGGACGACAAGGATCTCGTCATCCACTGGGGCGCCTATCTCGGCACTCCCGACGAAATCATCATCGCCGGCCGCCTGGGCGACGTCGGCGCCGAGATCGAGAGAACCCGTGAAGAAGCGCGCCACGGCAAGGGCTGGATCATGGACACCTACCTGCTGCGCAAACCTGGCGAGCCGAGGAATAGCTGA